A genomic segment from Nicotiana tabacum cultivar K326 chromosome 7, ASM71507v2, whole genome shotgun sequence encodes:
- the LOC107787364 gene encoding transcriptional regulator SUPERMAN-like has translation MEKTSSFSSKYFKNQTIKELNNNNNNNKVKDSWDNSYEGVDGDLIGGFLWPPRSYTCSFCKREFRSAQALGGHMNVHRRDRARLRLQSSPPKDNSTIHYSRLNLNLEPNPNPSFVSSPPSSPSRKFPHFVSTLPPLLSPSFSSSTSGGSEMRKWGKDGVPLNHLSQLRNGDVTKMGSAKCEKVGSFLQGKECCEVVKRSEFLRLDLGIGLLSESKEDLDLELRLGYT, from the coding sequence ATGGAAAAAACTAGCAGTTTCAGCAGTAAGTATTTCAAAAACCAAACTATCAAAGAgttgaataacaacaataacaacaacaaggtTAAAGATTCATGGGATAATTCATATGAAGGTGTTGATGGAGATTTAATAGGAGGATTTTTATGGCCACCACGATCTTACACATGTAGCTTTTGCAAAAGGGAATTTAGATCTGCTCAAGCTCTAGGTGGTCATATGAATGTTCATAGAAGAGATAGAGCTAGACTTAGACTACAGTCATCACCTCCAAAAGATAATAGTACTATTCACTATTCTCGTCTAAACCTCAATCTTGAACCTAACCCTAACCCTAGTTTTGTTTCATCCCCACCATCTTCACCTTCAAGAAAATTTCCTCATTTTGTTTCTACACTACCTCCATTATTatctccttctttttcttcttctacttctggTGGCTCTGAAATGAGAAAATGGGGAAAAGATGGTGTCCCATTAAATCACTTGAGCCAGCTAAGAAATGGAGATGTGACAAAAATGGGAAGTGCCAAATGTGAAAAAGTTGGTTCTTTCTTGCAAGGAAAAGAATGTTGTGAAGTGGTGAAGAGGTCTGAGTTTTTGAGATTGGACTTGGGAATTGGATTGCTTAGTGAATCGAAagaggatttggatttggaactTCGATTGGGATACACTTAG